A genomic stretch from Pseudoliparis swirei isolate HS2019 ecotype Mariana Trench chromosome 18, NWPU_hadal_v1, whole genome shotgun sequence includes:
- the thoc7 gene encoding THO complex subunit 7 homolog — MGAVTDDEVIRKRLLIDGDGAGDDRRINVLLKSFTKWCNSPGTPEEGFTQYQRMMGILGQCEFSMGKTLMVYDMNLREMENYEKIYTNIEQNITSAHDKIAECKKEIQRAKRIRKNRQEYDALAKVIQQHPDRHETLKQLEALDKELQQLSRTKENVDAKLELRKKQFHVLLSTIQELQQTLENDEKSDSDENNQESPSLNGE; from the exons ATGGGAGCTGTTACGGATG ACGAGGTTATTCGGAAACGTCTTCTCATCGACGGGGACGGAGCTGGAGATGACCGCCGGATCAACGTGTTGCTCAAGAGTTTCACCAAATGGTGCAACTCGCCCGGGACCCCAGAGGAAGG GTTCACGCAGTACCAGAGGATGATGGGCATCCTGGGCCAGTGTGAATTCTCCATGGGGAAGACATTGATGGTGTATGATATGAATCTACGCGAAATGGAGAATTATGAGAAAATCTACACTAATATAG AACAAAACATCACCTCTGCACACGACAAGATAGCAGAATGCAAGAAAGAAATCCAGAGGGCAAAGAGAATACGGAAGAATCGACAAG AGTACGACGCTTTAGCGAAGGTTATCCAGCAACACCCAGACCGACATGAAACCCTAAA GCAGTTGGAGGCTCTTGACAAAGAACTCCAGCAATTGTCTCGCACCAAGGAGAACGTAGACGCAAAG CTGGAGTTGAGGAAGAAGCAGTTCCATGTGCTCCTCAGTACCATACAGGAACTACAGCAGACCCTTGAGA ATGATGAGAAATCGGACAGTGACGAGAACAACCAGGAGAGCCCATCTCTGAATGGTGAATGA
- the LOC130208275 gene encoding interferon-induced GTP-binding protein Mx-like translates to MNTLNQQYEEKVRPCIDLIDSLRSLGVEKDLALPAIAVIGDQSSGKSSVLEALSGVALPRGSGIVTRCPLELKMKRRREGEDWYGKISYQDHEIEIEDPADVDGLIREAQIKLAGQGVGISDDLISLEIASPDVPDLTLIDLPGITRVAVKGQAENIGDQIKRLIQKFILKQETISLVVVPSNVDIATTEALKMAREVDPDGDRTLGILTKPDLVDKGTEESVIEIVHNEVIPLKKGYMVVRCRGQQEITDRVSLTEATEREKAFFTNHVHFNTLYNEGHAGIPKLAEKLTLELVHHIERSLPRLEEQIEQKLAQTQAELERYGCGPPADAAERVFFLIDKVTAFTHDAISLTTGEELKCGDELNIFSTLRREFGKWNAHLDKSGDNFNRKIEREVEGYEDKYRGRELPGFINYKTFEVMVKEQIKQLEEPAVKKLKDISDTIRKVFIQLAQSSFIGFPNLIKTAKTKIEAIKQEKESTAESMLRTQFKMELLVYSQDRTYSNSLSDRKKEEEEEDEDHLPKSIVYSMDNSATIQELMLHLQSYYKIASQRLADQIPLVIRYQMLQQAAAQLEREMLQVLQDKESFEFLLKEDLDTGTKRLALQSRLKRLMKARTFLVEF, encoded by the exons ATGAACACCCTGAACCAGCAGTACGAGGAGAAGGTGCGTCCCTGCATCGACCTCATCGACTCTCTCCGCTCTCTGGGGGTGGAGAAGGACTTGGCGCTGCCTGCTATCGCCGTGATCGGAGACCAAAGCTCGGGGAAGAGCTCCGTGTTGGAGGCGCTGTCCGGGGTGGCTCTGCCGCGAGGCAGCG GCATCGTGACGAGATGTCCTCTGGAACTGAagatgaagagaaggagagaaggagaggactGGTACGGGAAGATAAGCTACCAGGACCATGAAATAGAGATAGAAGACCCTGCAGATGTGGACGGCTTGATTAGAGAAG ctcagaTCAAATTGGCCGGGCAAGGGGTGGGCATCAGTGATGACCTCATCAGTCTGGAGATCGCCTCTCCTGATGTTCCAGACCTGACGCTCATTGACCTGCCCGGCATCACCAGGGTGGCTGTAAAGGGACAAGCGGAGAACATCGGAGACCAG ATAAAGAGACTGATCCAGAAGTTTATCTTGAAACAAGAGACCATCAGCTTGGTGGTGGTTCCATCCAACGTGGACATAGCGACCACGGAGGCTCTGAAGATGGCTCGGGAGGTGGATCCTGATGGAGACCGGACTTTGG gtatcTTGACCAAGCCCGACCTGGTGGACAAAGGCACGGAAGAGTCGGTGATTGAAATCGTCCACAACGAGGTCATCCCCCTGAAGAAGGGCTACATGGTGGTCCGGTGCCGGGGTCAGCAGGAGATCACGGATAGGGTTTCTCTCACGGAAGCcacagaaagagaaaaggcCTTTTTCACCAACCACGTGCACTTCAA CACTCTCTACAACGAAGGCCACGCTGGTATTCCTAAACTGGCTGAGAAGCTCACGCTGGAGCTGGTGCACCACATCGAG AGGTCTCTGCCTCGACTGGAAGAGCAGATCGAGCAGAAGCTGGCGCAGACTCAAGCGGAGCTGGAGAGATACGGCTGTGGACCGCCGGCCGACGCGGCGGAGAGAGTCTTCTTCCTCATTGAC AAAGTGACCGCGTTCACACACGACGCCATCAGCCTGACGACGGGAGAGGAGCTCAAGTGTGGAGACGAGTTGAACATCTTCTCTACACTCAGAAGAGAGTTTGGGAAGTGGAACGCCCACCTGGACAAATCCGGAGACAACT ttAACCGGAAGattgagagagaggtggagggataCGAAGACAAGTACCGCGGAAGAGAACTGCCGGGCTTCATCAACTACAAGACCTTCGAGGTTATGGTCAAGGAGCAGATCAAGCAGCTGGAGGAACCGGCTGTCAAGAAACTCAAGGATATAAGCG ACACGATTCGGAAGGTGTTCATCCAGCTGGCCCAAAGTAGCTTCATTGGATTTCCTAACCTTATTAAAACAGCCAAG ACGAAGATCGAAGCCATCAAGCAGGAAAAAGAGTCCACGGCTGAGTCCATGCTGAGGACCCAGTTCAAGATGGAGCTGCTGGTGTACTCTCAGGACCGGACCTACAGCAACAGCTTGAGTgacaggaagaaggaagaggaagaggaggatgaggatcaTTTACCGAAGAGTATCGTGTACAGCATGGATAATAGTGCAACAATTCAGGAGCTGATGTTGCACCTCCAATCATATTACAAA atcGCCAGTCAGCGCCTGGCGGACCAGATCCCGCTGGTGATCCGCTACCAGATGCTGCAGCAGGCTGCTGCCCAGCTGGAGAGGGAGATGCTGCAGGTGCTCCAGGACAAGGAGAGCTTTGAGTTCCTGCTGAAGGAGGACTTGGACACCGGCACCAAGAGGCTGGCGCTGCAGAGTCGCCTCAAACGCCTCATGAAGGCCCGCACCTTCCTGGTGGAGTTCTAG